Within the Pseudonocardia alni genome, the region CGCGGGGTCCGGACCGGCGCCGTACGCACCGGCGGGCCGTCGGCCGTCGCACGCACCCTGGACGTCCTCGGCCGGGTCGGAAGCATCACCACGATCGCCGCGATGCTGGTCCTGTCCGCCGCACTGGCCGGGCTCGCCGACGGCACCCCGCCGAGCGGTGCGGCCGCCGAGGTCGCCGTGGCGACCCTGCGCTGAGCGGGGTCAGGCCGCGTCGGAGCGCGCCGCCCGGTCCGGCGGCACCGCCTTCATGACGTGGTCGACCAGGTCCAGGACCATGCGGTTCCCGCCGAGGCGGTACCCGAAGTCCTCCCAGCCGAGCAGCTCGCGCGAGATCAGCTCGCCGACCGGCCCGGGGTAGATCCGGGTCGCACGGAACGCGGCCGCGCGGATCCGCATCTTCTCGTGGTGATCCATGGGTTGCGGGTCGCTCATACCCTCACCTCCACGTCAGGGGGACTGGACGTGGCGCGTCCTCCACACTGAGCGGCTCGCCTGCGTTCCATGGTGACACCCCCACGCCGCAGTACCGGGCGACGTGCGCAGGATCTCAGGCACCGTGTCACCGGGGTGTTCCCCGCCGGTCACGCCGGCGTTGCGGGGTCGATCACACGACCGGCCGGGCCCCGGTGGATACCGTGGCCGCATGGCCGACCGCACCCGGGACCTGCTCTGGTCCGACGTCGACACCCTGTACGGGGCGATCCTCGCCCACCCGTTCGTCACCGGGCTGACCGACGGCTCGCTTCCGCACGAGACGTTCCGGCACTACATCGTCCAGGACGCGCACTACCTGCGCGGCTACGCCACGGCGCTCGCCGTGTGCGCGGCGAAGGCTCCGACCGACGACGACACCCTCATGTTCGCCGAGCACACCGCCGGCGCGATCGCCGCCGAGCGGGAGCTGCACGCCGACCTGCTGGGCGCGCTCGGCCTCACCTCGGAGCAGGCCCGCGAGCTGCCGGTCGCCCCGGCCACCCGCGCCTACGTCAGCTACCTGCTGGCGGCCGCCTACGGCGGGTCCTACGCCGAGGGCGTCGCCGCGGTGCTGCCCTGCTACTGGATCTACGGCCGGGTCGGCGAGCACCTGGTCGGCGCCGGATCCCCCGACCCGGTCTACCAGCGCTGGATCGACATGTACGCGGGCGAGGAGTACCACGCCGTCGTCGAGGCCGTGCTGGACGCGACCGACCGGGTCGGCGCCGCCGCGTCGACGGGGGAGTTCGCCCGCATGCGCGAGCACTTCACGACGACCTCGCGCTACGAGTGGATGTTCTGGGACGGCGCGTACCGCCGGGAGACCTGGCCGGTCTGAGCCCGGCCGGTCGCCTCAGCGGTTGTCGAGCCGGTCCGGGATCACCAGGTGCAGGAAGAACGACACGATCCCGACGACGATCGCGCCCCAGAACGCCGCCCAGAACCCGTCGACGGTGAACGGCAGGTTCAGCACCGACGACAGCCAGCCCGTCAGCAGGAACATGAGCGCGTTCACCACGAGCGCGAACAGACCCAGCGTGAGGATGTAGAGCGGGCAGCCCAGCGTCGCCACGATCGGCTTGACCACGGCGTTGACCAGGCCGAACACCAGGGCCACGCCGATCAACGTGAGGATCGAGGTGGAGGTGCCGGCGCTGTCCAGCCGGATGCCGCCGACCAGCACCGTCGCCACCCACAACGAGGCGGCGACGACGAGCGTGCGGATGGTGAAGGTGAGCACGGGGCTCGGTGGGGTCATCGGTCGGTCACCGCCTGCTGGACCAGCGTCTGGAGCTGGGATCGGATCGGATAGGTGCTGGAGGGGACGAGCTGGGTCATGAAGACGACCACCAGGTCGTCGACGGGGTCCACCCAGAACGCGGTGGAGGCCAGCCCGCCCCAGGCGAAGGTGCCCTCGTTGGCGAAGCCCTTCGTCGCCGCCCCGTCGACGACGACGGAGAAGCCGAGCCCGAAACCGACACCGGCGAACGCCGACTCGGAGAAGATGGGCCGCCCGACGGTGTCGAGGTCGGCGCCGCCGGGCAGGTGGTTGCGGGTGGCCCGGGCCAGGGTGCGCGGGCCGAGGATGCGAGCGCCGTCGAGCTCGCCGCCGCGGGCGAGCATCCGGGCGAACCGCAGGTAGTCGCCGGTGGTGGACAGCAGTCCGCCGCCGCCGGAGAGGAAGGTGGGCTCGCGGGTCGCGGACCGGGCGAGCACCTTGTTCTCGACCAGACCGCCGCCGGGGCGGGCGTTGTAGAGCGTCGCGAGCCTGCCGGCCTGCGCGGACCCCTCCGGCACCCAGAACGCGGTGTCGGTCATCCCGAGCGGGCCGGTGATCTCCTCGCGGAGGAACTCGTCGAGCCGGCGTCCGGACGCGACCTCGACGATACGGCCGAGCACGTCGGTGGCCACCGAGTAGTTCCACTCGCGGCCCGGCTGGAACAGCAGCGGAAACGACGCGAAGTGCTCGCTCGCGGCCGCGAGGTCCATCCCGGACGGGGCGCCGAACTCGAAGCCCTTGGAGCGGTACATCTCGTCGACGGGGTGGGCGTGGTGGAAGCCGTAGGTCAGGCCCGCGGTGTGGGTCAGCAGATGGTGCACCCGCATCGGCTCGACGGCCGCGTCGGTCCCCGGATTGAGCGCCGAGCCGCCGCGGTAGACGCGCTGCTCGGCGAACGCCGGGATGTAGCGCGACACCGGGTCGGTGAGCTCCAGGGCGCCTCGCTCGGCGAGCATCAGGACCGCGACCGAGGTGATCGGCTTGGTCATCGAGTAGATGCGCCAGAGCGTGTCGTCGGTCACCGGAGCGGCGGAGTCGAGGTCGCGGACGCCGAGGTGGGTCAGGTGCGCGAGCCGGTCGTGCCGGGCGACGGCGATCGTCGCGCCGGCGAGGCGGCCGTCGTCGACGTAGCGGCGGAAGTGGCTGTCGATCCGGGCCAGCCGGGCGGGGTCGAGGCCGACCTCCGCCGGGTCCGCCTCGAGCGTGCCGAAGGTCGGGGAGGTCACGATCACGACCCTACCCGCGGGCCGCGTCCACAGTTCTGACGATCCTGCGGCCCGGCGCGTCACCCGGCGGACGCCCGCTCGTACTACCGGAAGTGCCCTGCGGGGCACGCGGACACCGGCGGGGGCCGGTGCCCGCCCACGCGTCGTGGCCGGTCCGAACGGGGAGCCCGGGCGGGCCACGGCGCGGCCGGGCCGGAGCGACGCGGACCCGAGCGGCTCAGACCGGCACGATCTCGTAGCGGGCCAGGCGCTCGCCGCGCAGCGCGGTCGCCCGCAGCGCCGCGGCCAGTGCCCGCGACGCCCGCGGCAGCCGGGCCGCGATCTCGGCGGGTGGGGTCGCGGCGTCGCAGGAGGCGGCCAGGCGCAGCCCCCACGGCTCCAGCTCGCGCGGGTCCTCGCAGGTCCAGTCGACCTCCAGCTCGCGCAGCGGGCCCGCGGCGAGCCGCCCGGCCGCGCCCCGGGACAGCAGGTCGGTGACGAGCTCGGCGCCCGGGAGCATCCGCGCGGCGGTGAACACGATCCGCTGCACGCCCTGCTCGGGCAGCAGCGTCAGCACCCGGTCGGAGACGACCAGGTGCGGGCCGGGCAGGTCGCGGGCCAGCTCCAGCCAGTCCTCGTCGAGCGCGGACCCGGCCACCAGGTGCGCCGGGCCCGCCAGCAGCTCGCGGCGCAGCTCGGCCACCCCGGGCAACTCGACGTCGACCCAGTGCGCCGGGCCGTCGTCGCCGAGCCGTCCCGCGCGGTCACCCAGCCCCGGTCCCAGCTCGACGACGGTCCCGCCCGGGTGCCGTCGTGCGAATCCGCGCACCCACTCGTCGAGGACCGCGACCCGCAGCAGCGTGGAGAGCGTGTCGGCCCGCCCGGGCGCCGAGCCCAGGTCGAGGTCGTCCGCGACGACGGCGGCGGCGTGGTCCCCGACCACCGGATGGCGGCGACGGGCGTCGCGGGCCCTGGCGTGTGCCGCGGGCAGCGACGTCGCCTCGAGCGCCTGCAACCGCGGACGGCGTCGTTGCGTCACGGTGTCCTTCCCCCCTCCAGCGGGCCTCCGCGAGGGCGTCGGCGCTGGTCGCGCGAACGTACTAGTTGCGCGACGAGGCACCCGAGCCGGGAGGCGCCGGGCGGTGGACGGTCCGCGGGCGGTGGACGGTCCGCGGTCGGTGGCTCGTGAGCGGTCCCCGGACACCGGGGCGCCGCCGCCGCGGGGCCGCGGGGCCGCGGACCTCCATGATGGGGGGCGTGCCTCCCGCCCTCCTCACCTCCGCCGCGCACGGCGACACCGAGGTCCTGCGCCTGCTCGAGCGCCGCCGCGACACCGGGCGCCGCCCCGGCCGGCACGCCGACGGGGCACGGATCGCGCTGGTCGTCGGCGGGGGCGGGATGCGCGGCTCCTACGCGGCCGGGATGGTGCACGCGCTGTCCGACCTCGGGCTCGCCGCCGGCGTCGACGAGGTGTGGGGCAGCTCGGCCGGGGCGTTCGTCGGGACGGCGCTGGTCATGGGGCACGGAGCCGAGGTGTCCCGGGTGTTCGAACGGGACATGGCGTGCCGCGAGTTCATCGACCCGCGCCGGTTCGGCACCCGTCGCCCGATGGTGTCGTTGGACCACCTGTTCGACCGGATCCTGGTCGACTCCCTCCCCACCGACTGGTCGCGGCTGGTGGACCCGCCGGTCCCGCTGAACGTCGTGGTCACCGGTGCGGTCGACCTGCGCCCGCGGGTGCTGACCGCGCTGCCCGACGGGGCCACGTGGAGGGCCGCGATGCGGGCGACGGCCGCGATCCCGCTGCTGGCGGGCCCCCCGGTACGGGTCGGCACGGGCGAGGACGCCGAGGACTTCATCGACGGCTCGGTCGGCGACCCGCTCCCGGTCGCACGGGCCCTGCGCGACGGCGCCACGCACGTCCTGGCCCTGCTCACGCGCACCGCCGACGACCTCACCGGCATCCCGCCGGACGCCCGCACCCCGCTGTGGGCCCGCTCACTGGACCGGCTCGCGCCGGGCCTGGGCCGGATGGCGCAGGACGCCGCCCGGCACGGCGAGTGCCTGCCCCTGCTCGCCGACGCCGCGCACCCGGACCGGGCCGGGGCGCACCTGCTGACGCTGAGTCCGCACTCCCCCGCCGGCGTCCACGGCCTGTCCACCGACCCCGGGCGGGTCGCCGCCGCGGCCCGGATCGGCTACGAGACGGTGCTGTCCGCGACGGCCCCGGCCGCCGCGGCCTGAGCCCCCTCCCGCCCGTGCGCCGATGACTTCGGCGCGGCCGGGCGGTCGGAGCTGGTGTGGGCACCGTGCCCGTACCGGACCCGGGGGGTGGCCCATGCGCGACGACGCGCCGTCGCGGGTGCGGACCCGCACCGTCGTGCTCGCCCCCGGCGAGGTCCGCCCGCACGTCGAGGACGAGTGGCGGGGCGCCGTCGTCGTGGTCGACGCCGGCCGGATCGAGCTCTGCTGCGCCGCGGGCGGGAGCCGGACCTTCGGTACCGGGTCGGTGCTGTGGTTCACCGGGCTGAACCTGGTCCGGGTCCGCAACCCCGGGCGGGACGAGGCGGTGTTCCGCGGCATCACCCGCGGGCCGCCCTGACCCCGGTCCCCTCGGCCCGCCGCGTCGAGCCGGCCCGCCGTGTCGAGCCGGCCCGCCGTGTCGAGCCGGCCCGCCGTGTCGAGTGCCCGCCGCCTCGGGTCAGCCCGCCGCGTCCAGCGCCCGCTGCCAGATCCCGTTGCGCGTGGCGACGAGGCCGAGCTCGCGCGGGTCGGTCACGCACACGCCACGGGGGCGGTGGGTGTCCCACAGCTGCGCGTCGTCGAAGACGGCTCCGCAGCCGCCGAACCGGCGGCAGCAGTGCGCCCGGTCCGGTCCCACCCACTCGGTACCGCAACAGGACATCCGCATGATCCGCACGGCGGGCAGGCTACGGGGCACCCCCGACAGTTCCGGTGGGCGGCGGGATCGGGTCGGTGGCGAGCAGGTCGTACCAGACCCCGTCGTCGACGATCTCGTTCTCCGTGCCGTGCACACCGTCGGCCCGCGGGCGGCCCCACAGCCGGAACCCGGCGCGCTCGGCGACGCGGCGGCTGGCGGTGTTGTCCGCAGCGGCGCCGAGCTGCAGCCGGTGCCGGCCCATCCCGCCGTCGGCGACCGGGGTGAACGCGTGCCGCACGACCCGTCGGACCGCGGCGGACACCGCGCCGCGGCCGCGGGCGTCGGGGTGGGCGCGGTAGCCGACCTCGCCACCGGTCGGGGTGTAGGCCCGGTCGGTGCCGAACACCGAGACGGTGCCGAGGTAGCGGTCGTCGTCCGGGTCGGCGATCACCCAGCCGACACCGGAGCCCAGGGAGCGTTCCAGCGGGTGGTCGCGCAGCCAGCGACGTGCGTCGTCGTCGGTGTAGGGCACCGGGAGGGTGGCGCTCCACCAGCGGGCGAGGGGGTCGTTGCACGCCTCGACGTGCCGGGCGAGGTCGGCCCCGGTGGGCGGGCGGAGCCGGACGCTCTCGCCGTCGAGCACCGGGTGCGGCCACCACGTCGTCGCCGGGGGCCGGTCGGCGACGGGTGTGCCGGGCAGCAGCACGGCGGTCCAGGCGTCGACGAGGTCGTCGCCGGCCCGCAGCGCCCGGGTGCGGACACCCTCGAACCGGAACCCGCAGGCGTGTGCCACCCGCCAGGACGCGACGTGCCCGGCTCGGCAGTCCCAGTGCAGCGCGGCGAACCCGGCGACGTCGAAGCCCCAGTCGGCGGCCAGCCGCAGCGCACGGCTCGCGAACCCCCGTCCGCGCGCCCACGGCGCGAGCAGGTAGCCGACCGACGGCAGCGAGTCGCGGCGCAGGTCGATCGAGCCCGCGTAGCGCGGGCGGCCGTCGCACGCGGCCTCCACCGCCCACACGTGGTGACGGCCGGTGGCCCACCGACGCCGGGCGAGGTCGATCCACTCCCGGGCCCGGGGTTCTCCGGAGGCCGGGCCGAGCGAGGTCCAGCGGTGCACGACGGGGTCGCGGTACACCTCGAGCATCCCGGGGACGTCGGCATCGGTGTGCGCGCGCAGGGTCACGACCCCGTCGGTGAGTACGGGAGGGGCGGTCACGGCGACACCGTCACCGGCCACGCCCGGTCGGGGCAACCGGGTTCTCCTACGATCGGACCTGTCCGCAGGGGGCGGGCGAGGGGGAGGTGTCATGGCCGCGCTCACGGAGCGACTGGTCGACCGCAGGCTGGGCTTCGGTGCCGGCGAGCCGTACGTGCGCGAGCGTGACCTGCGGGTCCCGCTCTCCGACGGCGTCGTCCTGCTCGCCGACCTCTACCGGGCCCCCGGCCCGCTCCGGCCGCGTCCGACGGTGCTGATGCGCACCCCCTACGGCCGCGACGGCCTCGGGTCGATCATCGGTTCGCTGCTGGCGCGCCGCGGGTTCCAGGTGCTGGTGCAGTCCACCCGCGGCACCTTCGGCTCGGGCGGGCAGTTCCGCCCGTTCCTGCACGAGAGCTCCGACGGTCTGGACACGCTCGCCTGGGTGCGCGGGCAGACCTGGTGCGACGGCCGCGTCTCGATGGTCGGCCCCAGCTACGTCGGGCACACCCAGTGGGCGGTCGCCCCCTACGCCGACCCGGGTCTGTGCTCGATGAACGCCGACATCACCGCGTCGGAGTTCACCAGTACCTTCTACCCGGGCGGCGCGCCCGGCCTGCTCAACCTCGCGACCTGGGTGAACCAGATCGGCCGCCAGGAGCGCATCGGCGCGGTCACCGGTTTCCTCGCGACGCCGGTGTTCAGCCGTCGCAAGCGCCGCGCGGTGACCTCCCAGCCGCTGCAGGCCGCGGACGTCGCGCTGACCGGGGCGCCGGTGGTGTTCTGGCGGGACTTCGTCGAGCACGCCGAGCAGCCGCGCGAGTTCTGGGCGCCCGCCGAGCACGACGGTTTCGACGCCGCCGCGATGCCGCCGGTCTGCATGGTGACCGGCTGGTGGGACCTGTTCCTGGACCGTCAGCTGGTGGACTTCACCGCGCTGCAGCGCGGCGGGGCGACGGCGCGGATCACGATCGGCCCGTGGACCCACGGCGACCGCGGCTCGCTGTCGACCATCGCCCACGAGATGGTCCACTGGCTGGACGTGCACCTGCACGACGGCGAGCACGACGAGCGCGCGCCGGTCCGGGTGTACGTGCAGCACGCCGACCGCTGGACCGACCTGCCGTGCTGGCCGCCGCCGGAGGCCCGCCCGACCGAGTGGTACCTCGACGCCGACGGCGGGCTGGGCCCGGACCGGCCGGCCGGGGCACCCCCGCCGTCACGGTTCGTCTACGACCCCGCCGACCCGACACCGACGGTCGGGGGCCCGATGCTCCAGCCGCCGTCCAAGCAGCTGGACAACCGCGGCGTGGAGGCCCGCGACGACGTGCGCGTCTGGACCGGCCCGCCGCTGGAGTCCGACCTGGATCTGCTCGGTCCGGTGTCGGCCGTGGTCTATGTGCGTACCGGGACGGGGATCGGCGACGTGTTCGTACGCCTGTGCGATGTCGGCCCCGACGGGACCTCGATGAACATCACCGACGCGATGCACCGGCTGGTGCCCGACCGCGAGGCGACCGCCCCGGACGGCACGACGGTCGTCCGGATGACGCTGAGCCCGACCGGGTACCGCGTGCGGGCCGGGCACCGGCTCCGGGTGCAGGTCGCCGGCGCGGCGTTCCCGCGCTTCGCCCGCAACCCGGGAACGGGAGAGCGGACGGCGACCGCGGTCGACGGGGAACGGATCTCCTACGAGCTCCTGCACGATTCCGAGCATCCCTCGCACGTGGTGTTGCCGCACCACCCCTGAATTCGAGGTCCACCATCCACCTTTTCCGGCCGCCCCCGGAAATGCGGAGATCCCCCGCTCCGGTCGGAAGAGCGGGGGATCTCCGGAAGTGCAGAGTCACGGATGACGGGAAGACGGTCCCGTCATCGTGCCCGGTGGTGCAGGTGCACTCAGTCCTGGATGTTGGTCTGGCTGTCGCCCTGCGAGCAGTCGCTGAAGGACGGGGCGTCCTCACCGTTGGTGGCCTGGCCACCCAGGATGCCGAGGACGCTGGCGGCGACGTCGGCGCTGTTCAGCGAGCAGCTGAGCACGTTGGCGTTGTTCAGGGCGTTGACGTCGCCGACGTTGACCAGACCGGACTGGACGCTGTTGCGGTCGTTCTCCAGGTTGTTGATCTGGTCGGCGTTGATGCGGTCGCCGCCGTGGCCGTGCCCGTGGCCCTTGTCCCAGCCGCCGTCACCCGCGAAGGCGAGCGGGGAGATGGCGAGCAGACCAGCGGTGACGCCGGCGGTCAGGATTCCAGCCTTCTTCAGCACAGTTATTTCTCCGTTGTGTACGGGGTCCGATGTCGGACCGGCGTGTTCGGCGTGGGTTCGGGAGCCCCGCCGATGCACAGAACGCTATCCGGTCCGTCCCCGATCCAACGAACTTTCTACCACTATCGGACGATGGGCATTACTGACCGCGAGGTTATTGCTCTCTTCCGGCAGCCAGGAATCGGCGTGGGCGTCGCTTCCGGACGCCGTCCGCGACGGATCGTCACCACAGTGGACCCGAACGGACGCGTACCCTTTTCCCGGAACACGCTCCGTGATGCACCATCCGCACGGCCGTGTCGCCGCGTCACCCTGTCGTAGTGACATGCGGGGTATCGCGACACCGGATCGCACCCTCCGCCGGACGGATCCACCCCGGAAGAGTGGGCTGGAACCCGCTCGAGCAGCGGCGTGCCGCCGTCTGCTGTCGACGCCGATGACACGCACCGCCCGGATCGCCACGACCTGCGACGCCCCCGCCGCCGCGGAACCGCTCACCGCGGCGTTCCTCGACCACCCGTTCACCCGTCACACGATCGATGCGGTCGAGCACCCACGACGCCTGGGCGCGAGCCGGGAGCTGCTGCTGCGCGAGGTCGGCGTCCCGCACGGCCTGGTGCACGTCGTCGACGCAACCGGGACGGGCTCGACGCCGTCACCGTGTGGATGCCGCCGGAAGCCACCGGTCTCGACGACGCGTTCGCCGCGTCGCGCCGCGGCTGGTCGATGCTGCGGCCGGCCACGACCCCGACCGTGGCGCGCTGCTCGGTCACCTCGCCCGGAACAACGACCACTGGACCCGCGCCGACGGCCTGGATGGGTTCCAGCTGGGCGTCGAGCAGGCGCAGGACCCGAACTGCGAGGCCCGCATCGAGCCGACCGGCCACGTAGATGGACCACAACCGGCGATGCGTCGATCCCTCGGGGTCGAATGCCGATGTGACGGGCCGGTCCGACGAGGCCTTGACGGCGATACCCGGCATGGAGGGTTGGGCTCCTTGCTCGATCGGAGTGTGTCCCGGGGCCGGAGCCGGAATGCCACCGCCACTCCAGCGGAACGGCGCACTCGCACAGTCGCGAACGGGTCGCCTCCGGGTTCCAGGGCAGTCGAACGAGCGTGACCGCCGTGCCCGACCGTGGCTAGAGCCGTTCGGCGGATCTCGTCACCGGTGGCACCGGCGCACGCCGTGAGAGCGGTGCGCGCGCGGGCCCTGGTCGATCACCGTGGGGCGCGCCTGCGCCTCGCCGCAACCCGCGGCCGGCGGGCCGGGTCGGCGCGTGGTGGACTCCGTCAGCGCACGTACGGAAAGGGGGCGCAGCCATCGCGGAGCGTCGCCGTAGGCGCCCGTGCGGCCTGCGCCGCGGCGCGGACCTTCCCGGCCGAGAGTCACTCCGCGACGTCGATGACAGCCCACACTGTCTTCCCGTCGCGGGTCCGTCGCACGCCCCACGAGGAGAAGGCGCTGATGAGCGTCAGCCCCCTACCGCGATTGCTGCCGAGGCGGGATCGTCCTGGGGTGAGCACACCCTCGGGGTCGGTGTCGTCGACCTCGATCAGCCATCCACCCGGCGTGGGGCGGATCCGGACGTCGCCGCCACCACCGACGTGATCGACCGCGTTGGCCACCAGCTCCGTGCAGACCACCTCGGCGCGGAACACCAGGTCGTCGACCGCAGGGAGGTGCTCCCGGATCCACCGGCGCAACAACGGCAGGCACGAGTGATCGAGGTAGGGGTGGGACAACGACCGGGTCATCCTGCCCCCTCGGTCGAGTGTCACGAACTGGACGTCCGATCCGACCATCGGTAAGCAGTACCCACGACCCTGCGTCATCATTCGCAGACCACCCGACGACTGGTGTGAGCCGGACGCCCAGGAGCAGGATGCCCGAGGACATCACGAGCGGCACGATGGGGCCGGCTCCCGAGTGCGCTGCCCTCTACAGCCCGGAGCGGCTGACGGCTCTACGGCGCTCGGGGCTCGGGTCGGAGTCGGATCCGGAGATGGAACGCTTCGCCGCCTGGGTCCGTCGCGCGCTGGCGACCCCGATCGCTCTGGTGACTCTGGTGCAGCCCGACCGGCAGGTGTTCCCCGGGATGGCGGGGTTGACCGGGCCTGCCGCCATCGCCCGGTCGACCCCGTTGACGCACTCGTTCTGCCAGTACGTGGTCACCTCAGGGCAGTCCCTGGTCATCGCTGACGCCCGGATGGACCCTCGGTTCAGGGACAACCTGGCGATCCCGGACCTCGGCGTCATCGCCTACGCCGGGATGCCGCTGACCGACGAGCACGGCCGTGTCCTCGGATCGCTCTGCGCCATCGACAACGAGCCCCGCCGGTGGACGGCGGAGGAGACCATCGCCCTCGGCGAGATCGCCCGATCGTGCTCGACCGAGCTGCGCCTCCGCCTGGCCCGGTACGACACCAGCACCGAGACCATCCTCCGCGCCGAGGCCGATTCCGTCCAACGGCGTGCGCACCTGCGTGGCCAGATGCTGTTGCGAGCCTCGCAGTCCTTCACCGACACGAGCACCGTGCCCGACGTCCGAGCGCGCATCGACGAACTGCTCGGGGGCGAGCTGGCCCCCTCCTACGTCGAGACCGTCCTGCGCGACAGGACAGGTCGTCTGCACAGCCTGCCTGCCGATGCCCGTTCACCGGCAGAAGCCGGGGATCTCGATGGTGCCGTCGACATCGATCCGACTGTGGACCAGCGACTGACCACGACGCTCCGCGTGCGCACCCCAGCGGCGATCGCGATCCGGGAGCAGCGCGTCGTGCACTACGGGAACCAGGACGACCTCGCCGCAGCACACCCGGCCGAGGCGGCCGAGGCGATGCGACGCCGTGGCGTGCACACCGTCGTCGCTGCCCCGGTCCCGGGCCGCGGTGCTCCCGCCGGTGCGATCCTGCTCGGCTGGGACCGGCCCGATGCGGTGGAGACCGCGGACCTGCTCACGATCGCCACCATCGCCGGTTACGCCGGGCAGGCACTCGAACGTGCCCGGGACCTGCACCACCGCACCTCCGTGGCCCACGAGATGCAGAACGCCATGCTGACGGTGCTCCCCGACATCGACGGACTCACCATGGCCGCCCGCTACATCCCGGCCGACGCCCGACTCAACGTCGGCGGGGACTGGTACGACGCCACCGTGATGACCCACCCCGGGCGCCCGGACGTCCCGATGGTCGGGATCTCGGTGGGCGACATCGTCGGCCACGACCTCCCCGCCGTCACGCTGATGGGACAGACCCGGTCCATGCTGCGCCAAGCAGCGTGGGACCACTCCGGCCGACCGCCCTCGACCGTGCTCTCGGCCTTCGAGACCGCGAACCACGAACTCCGCCTCGGCGCCGCAGGCACCGCCGTGCTCGCCTACACCCACCGCACCGCCGACGGCCGGTGGCTCCTGCGCTGGACCAACGCCGGCCACCCGCCGCCGATCCTGATCCACCCCGACGGCAGCACCGAACTCCTCACCGACCACGACGCCCTGTTCGGGTTCGACTTCACCATCGGCCAGGAGCGCGCGGACCACGAACGCGTCGTCGAGCCCGGCTCCACACTGCTGCTGCACACCGACGGCCTGGTCGACGGCCCCGGCCTCGATGTCGACACCGCCACCGACGCACTGCTCGCCACCATCGAGCAGGTATCTCCTGGGACACCCGATGACATCGTCGATGCCGTGATGGCGACGCTCTCCGACCCC harbors:
- a CDS encoding GAF domain-containing SpoIIE family protein phosphatase — protein: MERFAAWVRRALATPIALVTLVQPDRQVFPGMAGLTGPAAIARSTPLTHSFCQYVVTSGQSLVIADARMDPRFRDNLAIPDLGVIAYAGMPLTDEHGRVLGSLCAIDNEPRRWTAEETIALGEIARSCSTELRLRLARYDTSTETILRAEADSVQRRAHLRGQMLLRASQSFTDTSTVPDVRARIDELLGGELAPSYVETVLRDRTGRLHSLPADARSPAEAGDLDGAVDIDPTVDQRLTTTLRVRTPAAIAIREQRVVHYGNQDDLAAAHPAEAAEAMRRRGVHTVVAAPVPGRGAPAGAILLGWDRPDAVETADLLTIATIAGYAGQALERARDLHHRTSVAHEMQNAMLTVLPDIDGLTMAARYIPADARLNVGGDWYDATVMTHPGRPDVPMVGISVGDIVGHDLPAVTLMGQTRSMLRQAAWDHSGRPPSTVLSAFETANHELRLGAAGTAVLAYTHRTADGRWLLRWTNAGHPPPILIHPDGSTELLTDHDALFGFDFTIGQERADHERVVEPGSTLLLHTDGLVDGPGLDVDTATDALLATIEQVSPGTPDDIVDAVMATLSDPAHDDAVALAIHFDAPAPAVASDAVAPPWERAPTPR